The following proteins are co-located in the Vigna unguiculata cultivar IT97K-499-35 chromosome 9, ASM411807v1, whole genome shotgun sequence genome:
- the LOC114164116 gene encoding disease resistance-like protein DSC1, translating to MSDSNVPEIKYDVFVSFRGKEIRDGFLSHLTEAFDMKKINGFVDDKLERGEEIWPSLVTAIERSAISLIIFSPDYASSRWCLEEVLKIVECKEKYERIVIPVFYKVAPTDVRHQSGSYENAFANHRLNYTRQVQMWKDALKKSADLSGIESSKFRNDAEVVKEIVDLVLKRLDKHQVIPKGLVGIDEKIATLESWICNEPKATHLIGIWGMGGIGKTTLAEVVFHRLRSQYQGSYFLANERDQSTKHGIIHLKKIIFSKLLGHEVDIDTPNSLPENIVRRIGYMKVLVVFDDVNDSDHIGKLLGSLDNFGMGSTVIVTTRDEQVLRINRVSKTYKVKEFSSDEALELFNLNAFSESNEAKEYDEISKLVVHYAKGNPLVVKVLAHLLHGRNKEEWEGLLGKLKTMPPREVYDVMKLSYDSLDRKEQQIFLDLACFFLRLLVPVEVGDLKCLLKDNESDNSVAFELRRLEDKALITISEDNTVSMHDSLQEMAWEIVRQECVEDPGSRSRLWDPNDINEALKNEKVSEDIKSIQVQLTSNKKQMLSPQIFSLRKLKFLEISGVDGNTYHQVILVEGAPFLATELRFVCWEDFPMKCLPESFNAEKLVILELRMSRMRKLWDGVKNLANLKRLNLHWAMKLKELPDLSGAIRLEELYLCGCYRLRSLHSSIFSLPKLKTLELSRCMSFTILPSSPWRNSELKCLLMRACDNLQTISELPPFLTTLDVSFSASLKTLPNLPLSLQALNAAFCESLENLPELPPLLSTLNVSACYSLQIPPNLPFSLQIVNLCESCSLRSILEHIRSIKTTDTKYFESQQTLLNFPTDLQMPCTCNSIETPQELSPSLSSQFDDFSAYLDTCIRNFLKA from the exons ATGTCAGACAGCAATGTTCCTGAAATAAAGTACGATGTTTTTGTTAGCTTTAGAGGCAAGGAAATCCGTGACGGTTTTCTTAGTCATCTGACTGAGGCATTtgacatgaagaaaataaatggtTTTGTAGATGATAAACTTGAGAGGGGAGAAGAAATATGGCCATCACTTGTTACAGCTATTGAAAGATCAGCGATTTCGTTGATCATCTTCTCACCAGATTATGCTTCTTCTCGTTGGTGTTTAGAAGAAGTGCTCAAAATAGTTGAATGTAAAGAGAAATATGAACGGATTGTAATTCCTGTTTTCTACAAAGTGGCACCCACAGATGTAAGACATCAATCTGGAAGTTACGAAAATGCCTTTGCTAACCATCGACTGAACTATACGAGACAGGTGCAAATGTGGAAAGATGCTCTGAAAAAATCTGCTGATTTATCTGGAATTGAATCGTCCAAATTTAG AAATGATGCTGAGGTTGTTAAAGAAATTGTGGATCTTGTGCTGAAGAGGTTGGATAAACACCAAGTTATCCCAAAAGGACTTGTTGGAATCGATGAAAAAATTGCAACTTTGGAATCATGGATATGTAATGAACCAAAAGCCACTCACCTCATTGGAATTTGGGGTATGGGGGGTATCGGTAAGACAACCCTTGCAGAAGTAGTATTTCATAGACTACGATCTCAATATCAAGGATCTTACTTCTTAGCCAATGAACGAGATCAATCAACCAAACATGGAATAATtcatttgaagaaaataatattttctaaacttttagGACATGAAGTAGATATTGACACTCCAAATTCCTTGCCTGAAAATATTGTTAGGAGAATTGGTTATATGAAGGTTCTTGTTGTTTTTGACGATGTGAATGATTCAGATCACATAGGAAAACTGTTGGGAAGTCTTGATAATTTTGGTATGGGTAGTACAGTGATTGTGACAACTCGAGATGAGCAAGTGCTTAGGATTAACAGAGTCAGTAAGACGTACAAAGTGAAAGAGTTTAGTTCTGACGAAGCACTTGAACTTTTCAACTTGAATGCCTTTAGTGAAAGTAATGAGGCAAAGGAATACGATGAGATATCAAAATTGGTAGTACATTATGCTAAAGGCAATCCATTAGTTGTTAAAGTTTTGGCTCATCTTCTTCATGGAAGAAATAAGGAAGAATGGGAAGGTTTGTTGGGCAAGCTAAAAACAATGCCTCCAAGAGAAGTTTATGATGTAATGAAACTGAGTTATGATAGTCTAGATCGCAAAGAGCAACAAATTTTTCTAGATTTGGCATGTTTCTTTCTTAGATTGCTTGTACCAGTGGAGGTGGGTGATCTGAAATGTTTATTGAAAGACAATGAAAGTGATAATTCAGTGGCTTTTGAGTTAAGAAGACTGGAAGACAAAGCTCTCATAACAATCTCAGAGGACAATACTGTATCAATGCATGATAGTTTACAAGAAATGGCTTGGGAGATTGTTCGTCAAGAGTGTGTTGAAGATCCTGGAAGCCGCAGTCGGTTGTGGGATCCCAATGATATcaatgaagctttgaaaaatgaaaag GTTAGTGAGGACATTAAAAGCATACAAGTACAATTGACTTCAAATAAGAAGCAAATGTTAAGTCCTCAAATTTTTTCtctgagaaaattaaaatttctggaaatttctgGGGTAGATGGAAATACTTACCACCAAGTTATTCTTGTTGAAGGAGCACCCTTTTTGGCCACTGAACTAAGATTTGTGTGCTGGGAGGATTTCCCTATGAAGTGCTTGCCAGAGAGTTTTAATGCTGAAAAACTTGTTATATTGGAATTGAGAATGAGCAGAATGAGAAAGTTGTGGGATGGAGTGAAG AATCTAGCGAatttaaaaagactaaatctcCATTGGGCCATGAAGTTAAAGGAGCTTCCAGATTTATCAGGAGCCATAAGACTTGAAGAACTGTACCTCTGTGGTTGTTATAGGTTGAGAAGCCTGCATTCATCTATTTTCTCTCTGCCAAAACTTAAGACATTGGAACTGTCTCGCTGCATGTCGTTTACCATACTTCCAAGTTCACCTTGGAGAAACAGTGAATTGAAGTGTCTATTGATGCGTGCTTGCGACAATCTTCAAACAATATCAGAGCTTCCTCCTTTCCTTACAACTTTAGATGTCTCCTTCTCAGCATCACTGAAAACTCTACCCAACCTTCCTCTTTCCCTTCAAGCCCTAAATGCTGCTTTTTGCGAGTCACTTGAGAATCTACCAGAGCTTCCACCGTTACTTTCAACTTTAAATGTCTCTGCATGCTATTCACTTCAAATTCCACCCAACCTTCCCTTTTCTCTTCAAATTGTAAACCTCTGTGAAAGCTGCTCACTTCGGAGTATACTTGAGCATATTCGATCCATTAAAACTACAGATaccaaatattttgaaagtcAACAAACTCTATTAAATTTTCCCACAGACCTTCAAATGCCGTGTACCTGCAATTCAATCGAGACTCCACAAGAGCTTTCCCCGTCTCTCAGCTCTCAATTTGATGATTTTTCTGCTTACTTGGATACCTGTATAAGAAACTTCCTGAAGGCATAA
- the LOC114164115 gene encoding protein SUPPRESSOR OF npr1-1, CONSTITUTIVE 1-like, with translation MLFFSVSCLCLCVMFYFVLRIVKRQKPVEEELSLDNSTPQIKYDVFVSFRGEDIRDGFLSHLVMDFERKKINAFVDVKLERGDEVWSSLVRAIKGSSISLIIFSQHYASSRWCLQELVTILQCRDKFGQILIPVFYKVEPTDVRHQSSKSYQDAFAKHQRKYQTNRVQIWRDSLKKSTIISGIASSKYQDDAELVKEIVKVVLEKLAKPSVNLKRLVGIDEKIATVESLIGKEPEDTRLIGVWGTGGMGKTTLVEEVFNKLKFKYDGSYFLANERDQSNKHGIIPLKKSIFSKLLGYDVDIDTPNSLPEDVVRRIGGMKVLIVLDDVNDLEDLEKLLGSVDNFGSGSRIIVTTRNRQVLKANKFDEEYQLRKFSSEEALELFNLNVFNQKDHQREYNELSERVVNYAQGVPLVVKVLAGRLRGNEREVWESELDRLKKMPLREVYDVLKWSYNDLDRKEQQVFLDLACFFLRLRKSVNVGSLKSLLKDGESDNSVAVDLKRLEDRALITISKDHSLHEMALEIIQSKSSEESFVFMHDSVQEMAWEIVRRESSTQGNRSRLWDPDDVYEALKNNKGNEAIRSIRIQLSTIKKQKLSPHIFAKMSILQFLEISGNCNDDLFHQHYILAEGLQLLVTELKFLYWDRYPLKSLPENFSTEKLVILSLQQANIEKLWDGVKNLVNLRELDLNSSRMLKELPDLSKATNLEVLDLMCCSMVNALPSSFKHQSKLRILDMSYCSKLQNISDLPLLLKTLDVNSCKSLQTLPEFPVSLETLDVRGCNSLQTLPNLPLSLQVLDIEFCTSLLTLPKLPPSLKILKATKCESLQVLPKLPLFLETLEATNCESLQTLPELPQLLETLDVNGCKSLQTLPQLPMNLKIMDVRHCEYLQALLNLPLSLESLDCTGLESLQALPKFPQFLKTLDVSGCKSLQTLPEFPLFLENLDVSGCEALQTLPKLPMGLKSLDVSGCVSLQMLPELPLSLETLDVRGCESLQILPKLPISLETIDVRGCESLQTLPELPLSPKALDVKDFELLQTLPELPLSLETLEVMNGCEFVQAITDLSLSIETPDTKLSISLKNAKNLPSSLKTLQVTDCESLQTLPKLPHSLITLNTQCCSSLQTLPELPQSLKTLSVKSCQSFLCLPELPLCLETLEVKNCEALQNFPRLPRFLKTLDVNGCKSLQTLPNLPLRLETLDVRDCESLQAIPKLPLSLETLDLRGCESLQKLQNLPLSLETLDVTGCESLQILPEFPQSLKTLQCTKCESLQTLPQLPQSLKTLDANGCKSLQTLPKLPLSLETLDVRCCDSLLTLPELPLSLQNLDVRGCESLETLPKLPMTLKSLDFRACESLQTLPELPLSLENLDVRGCEALQSLPKLPFSLKILEATECESLLTLPELPPSLKILDVNGCKSLQFLPHLPQSIEILDIRGCESLETIQEFPLSLEILDTELCTSLQTFPKLPSSLKTLEATVCESLQTLPELPWSLQTLNVQHCSSLQNLPELPISLKTLNVSFCQSLESLPKLPLSLETLDVSGCISIQTLPKLPLSLKALNAKDCESLKTALFPSTTVEQLKENRKWLLFWNCLNLDEHSLLSIGLNARINVMKFANHHLSSPNHDDLENYNDYDDKYGFYQAGYMYPGSSILEWLENKTTEDYLVIDLSSHAFSHRLGFIFCFILGQCEETEMFEKLEVNLIVSDGDGEGQKDSVGMYIDIGSWTIESDHVCVIYDQRCSEMLNKRAKIQIRLKIQVSIQTSDTGTTILSNPALKGFGVSPVSTSAYKSFIQQMGFHDSMFQFHQSN, from the exons atgCTGTTTTTCTCTGTCTCTTGTTTATGTCTTTGTGTGATGTTTTACTTTGTCTTGAGGATAGTTAAAAGACAAAAACCTGTTGAGGAAGAACTCTCGTTAGACAACAGCACTCCTCAAATAAAGTATGATGTTTTTGTGAGTTTTAGAGGTGAGGACATCCGCGACGGGTTTCTTAGCCATTTGGTTATGGATTttgaaaggaagaaaataaatgCTTTCGTAGATGTTAAACTTGAGAGAGGAGATGAAGTATGGTCATCACTTGTACGAGCAATTAAAGGGTCTTCCATTTCATTGATCATATTCTCACAACACTATGCTTCTTCTCGTTGGTGTTTACAAGAACTTGTCACAATACTTCAATGTAGAGATAAGTTTGGACAGATTTTGATCCCTGTTTTCTACAAAGTGGAACCCACAGATGTACGACATCAATCATCCAAGAGTTACCAAGATGCATTTGCTAAGCATCAGAGAAAATATCAGACCAACAGGGTGCAAATCTGGAGAGATTCTTTGAAGAAATCTACTATAATATCAGGAATTGCATCATCAAAATATCA GGATGATGCTGAGCTGGTTAAAGAAATAGTGAAGGTTGTTCTGGAAAAGTTGGCTAAACCCTCAGTTAACCTGAAAAGATTGGTTGGAATTGACGAAAAAATTGCAACTGTTGAATCGCTGATAGGAAAAGAACCAGAAGACACTCGACTTATTGGAGTTTGGGGCACGGGAGGTATGGGCAAAACAACTCTCGTGGAAGAAGTGTTTAATAAACTGAAGTTTAAATATGACGGTTCTTACTTTTTAGCCAATGAGAGAGATCAATCAAACAAACATGGAATAATTCCTTTGAAGAAAAGTATTTTCTCTAAATTATTAGGATATGATGTGGATATTGACACACCAAATTCGTTGCCCGAAGATGTTGTTAGGAGAATTGGTGGTATGAAAGTTCTTATTGTTCTTGATGATGTGAATGATTTAGAAGACCTAGAGAAATTACTGGGATCTGTTGATAACTTTGGATCAGGTAGTAGAATAATTGTAACAACCAGAAACAGGCAAGTGCTTAAGGCTAACAAATTTGATGAGGAATACCAGCTAAGAAAATTCAGTTCCGAGGAAGCACTCGAACTTTtcaatttgaatgtttttaACCAAAAAGATCATCAAAGGGAATACAATGAGCTTTCTGAAAGGGTGGTGAATTATGCCCAAGGCGTTCCTTTAGTAGTGAAAGTTTTGGCTGGTCGTTTACGTGGAAACGAAAGGGAAGTATGGGAAAGTGAATTAGACAGGCTTAAGAAAATGCCTCTTAGAGAAGTTTATGATGTCCTAAAATGGAGTTATAATGATCTAGATCGTAAAGAGCAACAAGTTTTTTTAGATCTGGCATGTTTCTTTCTTAGATTGCGAAAATCAGTGAATGTGGGTTCTCTAAAATCATTGTTGAAAGATGGAGAAAGCGACAATTCAGTGGCTGTTGATTTGAAAAGGCTTGAAGATAGAGCTCTTATAACAATTTCTAAGGATCACAGTTTACATGAAATGGCTTTGGAGATTATTCAATCAAAGTCAAGTGAGGAGAGTTTTGTTTTTATGCATGACAGTGTACAAGAAATGGCTTGGGAGATTGTTCGTAGAGAGTCTAGCACACAAGGAAACCGTAGTCGATTGTGGGATCCTGATGATGTTTATGAagcattgaaaaataataag GGAAATGAGGCCATAAGAAGCATAAGAATTCAATTGTCAACAATTAAGAAACAAAAGTTAAGCCCTCATATATTTGCCAAGATGAGCATACTacaatttctggaaatttctgGGAACTGCAATGATGATTTGTTCCATCAACATTATATTCTTGCTGAAGGACTTCAACTATTGGTGACTGAGCTAAAATTTCTTTACTGGGATCGTTATCCTCTAAAATCCTTGCCAGAAAATTTTTCTACCGAAAAGCTTGTAATATTGTCATTGCAACAAGCCAACATAGAAAAACTTTGGGATGGTGTGAAG AATTTGGTAAATTTAAGAGAACTTGACCTCAATAGTTCTCGCATGTTAAAGGAGCTACCAGATTTATCAAAAGCCACAAATCTTGAAGTATTGGATCTCATGTGTTGCTCTATGGTTAATGCACTTCCCTCATCATTTAAACATCAAAGCAAGCTTAGAATTTTAGATATGAGCTATTGCAGCAAGCTTCAAAATATATCAGATCTTCCCTTGTTACTAAAGACTCTAGATGTTAATAGTTGCAAATCTCTTCAAACTCTACCAGAGTTTCCTGTGTCCCTTGAAACTTTAGATGTTAGAGGTTGTAATTCTCTTCAAACTCTACCAAATCTCCCCCTATCCCTTCAAGTTCTAGACATAGAATTTTGCACTTCACTTCTAACTCTACCAAAGCTTCCTCCATCCCTCAAGATTCTCAAAGCAACAAAATGTGAATCTCTCCAAGTTCTACCAAAGCTCCCCCTATTCTTAGAAACACTAGAAGCCACAAACTGTGAATCTCTTCAAACTCTACCAGAGCTTCCCCAATTACTTGAAACTTTAGACGTCAATGGTTGTAAATCTCTACAAACTTTACCACAGCTTCCCATGAACCTTAAAATTATGGATGTTAGACATTGTGAATATCTTCAAGCTCTTCTAAATCTTCCACTATCCCTTGAAAGTCTAGATTGTACAGGTTTGGAATCTCTCCAAGCTCTACCAAAGTTTCCACAGTTCCTTAAAACACTAGATGTCAGTGGTTGCAAATCTCTTCAAACTTTACCAGAGTTTCCCTTGTTCCTTGAAAATCTAGATGTCAGTGGTTGTGAAGCTCTTCAAACTTTGCCAAAGCTTCCTATGGGCCTTAAATCTCTAGATGTTAGTGGTTGTGTATCCCTTCAAATGTTACCTGAGCTACCTCTATCCCTTGAAACTTTAGATGTCAGAGGTTGTGAATCTCTTCAAATTCTACCAAAACTTCCCATATCCTTAGAAACTATAGATGTCAGAGGTTGTGAATCTCTTCAAACTTTACCTGAGCTTCCATTGTCCCCAAAAGCTCTAGATGTCAAAGACTTTGAACTTCTTCAAACTCTACCAGAACTTCCCCTATCCCTTGAGACTTTAGAGGTCATGAATGGATGTGAATTTGTTCAAGCAATAACAGATCTTTCATTGTCAATTGAAACTCCAGATACAAAATTAAGCATTTCACTAAAGAATGCAAAAAATCTTCCTTCATCTCTTAAAACACTACAAGTCACTGACTGTGAGTCTCTTCAAACCTTACCTAAGCTTCCTCATTCCCTCATAACACTAAACACCCAATGTTGCTCTTCACTTCAAACACTACCTGAGCTACCACAATCCCTCAAAACCCTAAGTGTCAAAAGTTGTCAATCATTTCTATGTCTACCTGAGCTACCATTATGCCTTGAAACACTGGAAGTCAAAAATTGTgaagctcttcaaaattttccAAGACTTCCCCGATTCCTTAAAACTCTGGATGTCAATGGTTGCAAATCTCTTCAAACATTACCAAATCTTCCCTTGAGGCTTGAAACTCTAGATGTCAGAGATTGTGAATCTCTTCAAGCCATACCAAAGCTCCCATTGTCCCTGGAAACTTTGGATTTGAGAGGATGTGAATCTCTTCAAAAGCTACAAAACCTTCCCTTATCTCTTGAAACTCTAGATGTCACAGGTTGTGAATCTCTTCAAATTTTACCCGAGTTTCCCCAATCTTTGAAAACTCTACAATGCACAAAATGTGAATCTCTTCAAACTTTACCACAACTTCCCCAATCACTTAAAACTTTAGATGCTAATGGCTGCAAATCTCTTCAAACTCTACCAAAGCTTCCCCTATCCCTTGAAACTTTAGATGTTAGATGTTGTGATTCTCTTCTAACTCTACCAGAGCTTCCTCTTTCACTTCAAAATCTGGATGTCCGAGGTTGTGAATCCCTTGAAACTCTACCAAAGCTTCCCATGACCCTTAAATCATTAGATTTTAGAGCTTGTGAGTCTCTTCAAACACTACCAGAACTCCCCTTGTCCCTTGAAAATCTAGACGTTCGAGGTTGTGAAGCTCTTCAAAGTCTACCAAAGCTTccattttcattgaaaattctAGAAGCCACAGAATGTGAATCTCTTCTAACTCTTCCAGAGCTGCCCCCATCCCTTAAAATTCTAGATGTTAATGGTTGTAAGTCTCTTCAATTTCTACCACACCTTCCCCAATCCATTGAAATTCTAGATATCAGAGGTTGTGAATCTCTtgaaactatacaagagtttcCCTTGTCCCTTGAAATTCTAGATACAGAATTGTGCACTTCACTTCAAACTTTTCCTAAGCTTCCCTCTTCTCTTAAAACTCTTGAAGCAACAGTTTGTGAATCTCTTCAAACTTTACCAGAGCTTCCTTGGTCCCTTCAAACTCTAAATGTCCAGCATTGTTCTTCACTTCAAAATTTACCAGAACTTCCCATATCCCTTAAAACTCTAAATGTATCATTTTGCCAATCACTAGAGAGTCTACCGAAGCTTCCACTATCCCTTGAAACTCTAGATGTCAGTGGCTGCATTTCAATTCAGACTTTACCAAAGCTTCCCCTCTCACTTAAAGCTCTAAATGCTAAAGACTGTGAATCTTTGAAGACCGCGTTGTTTCCTTCAACAACAGTTGAACAACTaaaggaaaatagaaaatggCTTCTGTTCTGGAATTGCTTGAACTTGGATGAACATTCTCTACTTTCTATTGGGTTGAATGCACGAATCAACGTTATGAAGTTTGCAAATCACCACCTATCTTCACCAAATCATGATGATCTTGAAAATTACAATGACTATGATGATAAATATGGTTTTTATCAAGCTGGTTACATGTATCCAGGAAGCAGTATCCTAGAGTGGTTGGAGAATAAGACAACAGAGGATTATTTAGTCATTGATCTGTCTTCTCATGCATTTTCCCACAGATTGGGCTTTATTTTCTGCTTCATCCTTGGTCAGTGTGAAGAGACAGAGATGTTTGAAAAACTTGAAGTTAACCTCATCGTAAGTGATGGTGATGGAGAGGGTCAAAAGGACAGTGTTGGAATGTACATAGATATTGGGTCCTGGACAATTGAATCAGATCATGTGTGTGTGATATATGACCAAAGATGTTCTGAGATGCTAAACAAGAGAGCTAAAATTCAAATAAGGTTAAAAATCCAGGTTTCAATTCAAACCAGTGACACAGGAACTACCATACTGTCCAATCCTGCTTTAAAAGGATTTGGGGTAAGCCCTGTTAGCACCTCAGCATATAAAAGTTTCATTCAACAAATGGGATTTCATGACTCAATGTTTCAAtttcatcaatcaaattga